Genomic segment of Sarcophilus harrisii chromosome 4, mSarHar1.11, whole genome shotgun sequence:
TCATTATATCTTAAAGAGCCcaaacaatgtaaatagaaattgtttctcttttggtCAGAAATCCTGGGAGTCTTCCCAGAATGAATTTTGGGGAGAGGGGGCTGATTAAAAGTGGCCATTCATtggttcatttctttcttatctagtCTTAAAAATGAGTGGGCATCACCTCAGTCTGATCTCAGGTCTTAGTCTGAGACCTgataaagactttagcttaaaaaggccaggaTCATTTCTAGTAGACCTgatgtatatctgtatatgtatatctggccactgaacccagatggcgcCAAAGGAGAAAGTGAGCCAGATGATTTGCACATTCTAACTTAAACTTGAGTCCACCAtatttgtatgtcatggcatcacctccctgatgtcatgatcctatTAAAGAATGAAGGACATACAATAGTAGTGGCTGTTGTCAaggagatccaagttcaaatttaacctcaaacacttactagcaggttgactctgaacaagttttttaatccaaaatttatttgcctcagttctctcacttgtaaaataagctaaaaagggaaatggcaaatctctaatatctttgttaagaaaccccaaatggggtaacaaaaagtcagaactgaaaaatgactaaacaaataatAATCCTAGGAACAGCAGCTACTTCATATGGCtcttaaaaagagaaagtagGTTTTAAAATTAATGTGATTTATTGATGTATCAGACTTAATTTCCACACTGGTAGACTAACTCTTGAGTgtatgataaataatatttgtatttacttCACAGTTTGATGTTGAGGGTAAAAGGATATTAAGTGGAGGGGCTAAGGATGTCATTGGGACAAATGAGGACAGGGGAGGTTAGGTGAACATCTGATGAATCTGTTCTCATATCAACATTGGTTCTCTCTTCTCCAGGGCTTTTGTCACAGCAAATCAGAAGTACCCAGTTCCTGACCTGTGAGTGAgaatactattttcctttttttcaatttcttattgGTGACCTAGGCAGTTGATTTAAGTTTGGAATCAACCCCAGTTGTTTCTGGGACTGTTATGAGAAACCTTGGGCCCAGTGTTAATACATGGTCTGGAAAATGGCTACTGTGTGGTTGAATCCCAGAAACCTGGATGCAGCCCTGTACCAGTCAGCCTAATTCTGACCTAGAGTAAATTCCCAGGCAAAGTGGGATTTTAATTTTGCAGTAACAGGTGTGAGCATTCTAGCAGGAGTTCGATGATCATGTATAATACTGCAAACAATACCcgtattgaaaagaaaaaacaaagtaatataAGTTCAGCATATATTAATATCTAATAACCACATGCTTTTCAGGTCCTTTCCATTTAACACTTAATACAATGCATATGTTGGAACCATTTCATTCAAAGTGCTATTTGAGAATTTAAGAATGATTAAGACAGACATAGAATCaaagatttggaattaaaagGAACTTTATAGGCTATCTATaatctcaatttacaaatgagatgGAGGCCCATAGAGCTTAAGCTGCCCAGAATGACCCcaggtagtaataataataaattgttaaTGGGAAGATTAGCAAATTTTAGAATTAGGATTAGGaacaaataaaagacagaaataattaaTACCATAAGATGCTTGCAGTTTGAACACAGGATTTGCCATCTTTTAGCTGACTCCAGAAGTTAGTATTTTCAGCAATGTCATCTGACCAAATTGAATTGAAactagatagcatttttttcatttctgttgatCTTTTGGCTTTATATCTTcaattccctcttctcccccttctcccaggcaattagggttaagtgacttgcccaggatcacacagctaggaagtgttgagtgtctgagaccagatttgaactcaggtcattcaGACTTTAGGGGCtagtgctctatcaactgcatCACCTAGCCCCTTCagttccttcttcttcccttcctcaatcACATTGTCTcttaagacaaaaataagaaagattaaaaagcaaTTCATTAAAACTAAACCTATCTGTTGTGTGTCACTGTATATTCAGTGTTTCATATCACTTCTTTCAGAGCCAGGATTGTAGAGTTATTGTAATTATACAGAGTTCAGTTTCAACTTTTGGTTGTTGTCACTGTTCTCTTACATAGTCAtagttctttgtatttatatgccataatttgttaaGTTATATCCCAGTTgctgaacaaaaattttttttttttttgctattacaagAGGCTAAATATTTTGGTTGCATattaaacatttctaatttttttttttacatccttaGGGTTTGTGTCTAGCAGTGAGATCTCCAAGCCGTAAGGTATTGATGTTTTAGTCacagaaagaataatttttataaataatattaatttttttttttttttaacagatcaGCTAACCAGATTTCTTCTGTATTATGGTACATACATTTCATGTCATCATGATTTTCAATTTGTGTGGTCAAGGTAATTTTATGTCATCTCTATTTTGTTTGGTCCAGTTCTTAGGcaattaaaaattaaggaattaaCTTCAGTCAAAAATTGTAAGCATATCAGATATTCATGTTTTCAAATTTTCTGTCTCATTGTCTTCTTTAATTTTTGAATCATcctagaaatgataaaatttggcAAATAGCTTTTTATCCTGTCAGGCCAGTcagcattaaaataaaaacatgcaaaaactttaaaagattgaacattacaaagaaaataaaagactggAGAAATATAATTACtcataaaaaatgcaaatattattgtataaaatatttgtaacagtatTTGCCCACATTGTGTGACAGCCCACACTGCTTTtatgcattgatttttttttttcttttaaaaaaaaaaaagatattctataGAACCCTGAAGTCAGGGTTTTGATCCTCAGTCATACAagattctattatatatatgccACTGGAGATAGTTTTGTTAAACAACTAAGCTATAAAAAGAGATTTGCTCAGCATTTTTATCAGTATTTTGGAAATCTTTGCAGTATTGAAACAAAAGGATTAATGTATTGTTAACAAGGTTTTTCAAATGTTCTCATCCACAAACAAAATTGTATACCAAGTGTGAGAGTACCAGAAAGTCTCAGTATATAGCTCATGATACTGGAGGAAATTAATTTAACCACTActctagaaaaacaaatttgaccAAAAACCGATCCATGGAGTCAGATCATCAGTATGTAACACATTAAATAATAAGCTGGGCTTAGATTTGAACAGGAGATTCAGAGAGATATCTTGGAAGTTGTATAGTGCTTTCAGTCATCTCAAATTATTCTCTGCCTCATAAGCTTATCTCTTTAATAGTAAAATCACCTAAATATGGCTGCAAATAATGGTACACTATGATCAGGAAGAATGAAAATTCCAAATAACTTACATGGCAATGAAAAGATGCAGTGAATGAAAGCAACTCGCAGTGTATTACCAGTGATAACatgaaaatatagaaaggaaGTACCACCTAAAGATCTAGAGCTACAATTGTGTTTTATAGTGAACATGCTATTATTGCAAAGCAGTAAGGTCTGTAGTGGATGAAGCATTGGTCTTAAAGTATCAAAAAGAAGGAAGTCTTTAAGTTTTGCCTCTTGACTATCAGTTTTGTCACCGGGGGCAAGTAACATGCTTTCTGTACTTGTTTCCTTTGGATAAAAGGGCTGATCTAACTAACTTGCATTAGATTTTTTTATGAATGTTGGGAGTTTATCTATAGATGTTAATGTATGAGACAAGTGATGAAATAGATGATGATTTTCTGTTTTTGCCCACAGAAAATTTCTCCTGATGTGATATTGTGCTACAAGGTGAGCCACAGGTAGGTACTAAAACATCTGACCAATAGCATGAATCATTCTGTACATGTTTGTCAATTCTTACTGAACTACACAATAGTATTTAGTCTGTAACTTAAATAAGAATCCCATCCACCATGTATTTATCAAGTGATCTAATCTTGCCTAAAGATTTTCAGTAAAACCTCATTTCGGTACAATTCTTGTCTATCTTTATAAATCCTTTTATAAAGGAACTATTTATATTGAATTCTTGAAGCCTTTTTAAAGTTATGTGGGTGTGTGATAGTGCAGCAGAAGGCCAGCCATGTGACACATAGATGttgaacctagagtcaggaagaccgagtttaaatcttgcctcagacctCATATATGTGACCATAGATAAATTCAATTAGTTCTTGCTTTATATTAACTTGACATTatgcaaacatttatataaaacattctgAAAGAAATCAAGATTTTAAGAAACCATCTGTGTTAACTTTATAATAGTGTTCTCTTTGCTCCTGCCCCTCAGCAATGTCCTATCCACCCAAAAAAACCCTCCAAGTGAAAGCAGAAGGAAACAAGCCACTGTTTCCAGATCCAGGATTTGGCTTGACAAGACCTTTAGTTCCAAGAGGGGAGCCTGTATACATCCACATTACACACGTGCATCTGTCCCGTCCATTAGTCCTTGGATATCACATATCACTTATACTCTCCTGTATATGTCCAGCCCTCAAGTCTGTCCTCCCTCATGTTCTTCCTCTCAGTTCCGGTAAggcctcccctttctcttcccttctccccacttgGTTAGCCTCCTCcctatttattccttttcctgTTCTTCTCTGTCCCTAGACACCATGGAACTATGGAACTATGTGCCAGTTCCTTCCCACCATCAGTGCAAGACCCTTCTCTGGCTTCCCTCTGCCCCCTACATTGACAGGCAAATActcattccatttaaaaaaaaaaatcattttatataaaagtttGCAGAATGGTGCATTTGTGTAAAGTGAGAATTACCTGTAATGTAAAGTCTTTGGCTCTCAGTTTCTTTAGTGGCAAAATAAGGGGGGGGAAGAGGGTTGtacttaagatttttttaatttctaaaactgTAAGCCTAGAATTGTTGGGATGATCTTGGTTTTCTGATGTGTGGTTTTCCCTTTAATGCAGTAAAAATTATGATTTTGACCCAAAAGGTAGAAATTTCCATAAACAAAAGATTTCTGAAGGAAACTGGGTAATCACTTGTATTATAATGTGGCAAAGTTCTCATGGGCCAAATAAGTTGATATGGGTAAACTCCATAAACATAACTACTTACACAGTGCAAtacaaatttacatttctttatcttGACTTTGTACTACCTAAATTTGGCTCTGGAACCAAGATTGTTCTTACAGTCTTTCCAACTAACTCTTTAAGCAGTAATTAAGAGGGATCTTGGTTCCAAATATCTCTTATCCCCTTTTTTAGAAATAAGCTTTCACTGAGATTAAATACAttctccaaggtcacaaagctattaagtgaCTGAACCAATGATTGAATTTGCCTAATGTCTCTAAAACCATTATTCATTCCATTACATTACACTTCAGTGCTTCCCTAATTCAGGAAATGAGAAAAGCGTTTGCTAGCAAGATGAAGTTTTAGAAGGCAAATACTTGTTGCTAGTAGATACAGATTTTGAGTTAGGAAGCCCTAAATTTACATCTCACAAATCTATTACTAGTTCTATGACCCCAagaaattcacttaacctctcagcctcagtttcctctagtttaaaatgggaataataagcaGTTTTTCTGAGGAACAAAATAAGTACTATTtgtaaaagtactttgcaaaattgaaagttctatataaatgctagcttatTATATTGAGGTATGATTGAGTGGGGAATATATTTTAGTTCATGTTttaacattttgtattttaattgtaTATGTAATTGTAGGTAGACCAATGTACTAAACCATTACTtttgaaatgaactgaaaaacAGAAGTGTTTGTTGAAGAAGTTCAATATGGTGGAAGAAGCAGAGAGGAAACCAGTATTGGAAATGGTCCAAGCAGCTGGAACAGATGGAAACTGTGTCACATTTGTATTGTATGATGAGGACCATACATTAGGAAACTCTCTACGTTACATGATCATGAAAAATCCAGAAGTGGAGTTCTGTGGATACAGTATCACCCATCCTTcagaaagcaaaattaatttcCGCATCCAGACTAAAGAGGGTCTTCCAGCAGTTGAGCCCTTTCGTCAAGGCCTTAATGAGCTCATGGATGTCTGTCaacatgtgcttaataaatttgaAGCGAGTATAAAGAACTATAAAGATCAAAAACAAGTTGAAATTGAATAGTATTACATTCTTGATGAGATTAGAATGCATATCTCTGTGCTGTCTAATTTTATAGAATTGATCTGTTCCTTTAAAAGTTTAACCCTAAAgtaaattttcttattatttttgttagaatatgtatgtgtaaagAACTGGTATAGGACTTAATAAAATCTCATAAGGCAATAAACCTAAAACTCAGATGAAGATAAACCTATAATTTTCTGATTAAGGAATTTCCTCAGCATTCCATTATTGGTGATTTCAAaccagatttttgttttgtttcagcaTCAGTGGAAGCTATCCAGCCCTCTCGTTTTTTATAATTCTTGTGTATGTTGTCCACAGATAGCCTCATTATGCTGAGGACCTTCTTccacataattttatatttcttttgtttttgccttaTTGGAACCTGAAAACTAGGCTTTGCTAACAGAACATAAGCAAGTAGATTTTCATGTGCTAAAGAGATGGATACCATCAAAAAGTATGAGACTTGAACTAGCTTTGTGTCTTGGATCAAATGTCATATGCTTTTTTTGtgtggatgtgtgtatatataaagttTCCCTTATTgctaaatatacattttaaaaactgtaaataCACAAATGGGGGAGGGTTGgtatttatcatattcatttcttaGAACACAGTAGTTGGATTCTTTATTGGATTTATTGGATTCTTTTATTTAACAATTCCTAAATCTTTTCTGTTGccacaaaaaaagttgctataattataacaataaatgCAGTATGtattacatgttatatattatatgtgatatataaaatgtaaatattttgatgtatacaGGGACTTGTCATGAGTGACTTCCAATAGAGTCAATGATCATTCATGTCTCCACTTAAAAACTGTGTCCTCCATGGTCTGACTTCATTTGCTTTCCAAAATCACCAATGATCTCTGCTAAATCTGATGGCTTCTTAATTTTCCTCCTAAGTCTCTTAACTTTTGTCAGTATCTATCACCCTTTTTTCCTGGATTTTCTCaccttttttgagtttttttaacactgttctcctggttcttatCTTATCTATCTTGACTGTTCCTCAGTCTTTTTGATCTTCATCTGAGCCATACTTAATAGCCCTGATGTCATCCTGGACTTTATTTACTGTTTTTGGTGATCTCATGAACTCATGGATTTAATTCTACACAGTTATGAGTCTTGTATTTATCCAGCCCTAAACTCTCCTTATCTCTAGTCTGTAATCAccaaataaatgcctgttgaacaTCTTGAACCAGAtgtcccaaagatattttaacaAATCCAAAATCAAACTCATCTTCCCTTCTACATCCTCAATTTtctattgtgtatatatacacatatgcaaaatAATGAAACATTGTCAGTGAAATACATGTATATGAGTGAACATGGGCATTTATATTTTAGCACACAACCTGCACTAGTACAAATCCTGATCAGAGCAGCAGTCTTGTTAATCTAAACCCAAACTTACAGAGGATCCAGTCTGACTAGCAGTGTTACTAGGCTATGAGATGTCCTAGGAGTTCATAGTTGGAAGTACTAGACAAAAAAAGATGTTGAGTCCTTTCCTATTTAAATGGACTATTGTATGCAAATTCTTCAACTGAAATGTTTCTGAACCATTATGTGAGGTAGGGTAACTGAGGCTTACATAGAGTTTTATATATGTGAGTCAATCTATTAACTGATAAAATCCTATTAATTCGCCCTAAagcaaattcaaaaaaatttttttatcaagtATTCCTGTCATATCCAGCTGCTGTTAACTCCTTGTTTTGGTAGCTACTGTGAACCACTCATGATTACTTTCCTGTGTTTGTAGTGGATTTTCTTTGCAGGGCCCCTGAGGTTCCTGATCTCTTCACAGTAAGGTGTCATTCTGCTAATGTGTGTCCCAGAAATACTGGGAAAACTCATCTGAAAAGTCTTAATGACAAATAAGCAATGGGGACTGTATGATTTATTTCTAAGCCGACTGCTTTTACTTTTTCAACAAAGAAATAGGCTGTTCGTGAATGTCTGCATTCCCTTCATCCAAGATTCTAAAACCTAAATACAATTATGTGACTTATATAAACATTAGCAGATAGTGTGGAATGTCTGTGGTATCATTCTTGTAGAAGGACTcggaaaatatttttgatgattatatataatatgttcatCAGTGTTCAGTAGAAACATTTATAGGTCTTTTTACACTACCTTCCATGCCAGCCTTATGATATCTTTGTGAAGTagcgttttttttttcttcctgttagctttttttctttgtccttcctctgcttcctcctccctttgactaatatatttattaatccTCATTTTAAGAAGTGAATAAAAGATCCCAATCACTTCCTGGATGGGAGAAGCAACAATATAAACAGTATATGAATTACTCTATTGTAAGACTGGGTTCcatctttgatctttttcttaTGAAGACTTTGTCCTTGGTCTATTTGTTCTTCACATAGAGAAATGTTCATATAAGGCTtatcctagaaaaaaataattttaaaggaactGTAAAGGAGATTTTATGTATGCTTCCACTGTGAGGTGTAAAACTGGCAAATTAAGATTGAGGATTAAGTGACCAGGAAAGTAGAGGCTTTTGTATTGAACTTTACACTATTTATTGGGGCAGTTAGCTATAATTTCAAACTAATCCCTTTCCCCTTGAGACTAGGAAAAGAGCAGCTCTGGAACCTACCCTTTCCTTATTCATTCCACTCCGATTCATGCTGAATTTTTTCTCGAGGATGGTGAATACTTTAAACTGTATCAGTGTCTTCAAGAGGTCACATTGAGATAACCCATATGGATATTCATACATTACATAGGCCCATAATGTCTCACGCTCTCAAGGTTTAGAGTCATATTGTCACTTAAATATGTCAATAAATGATTGACTCTTGTCTTTCTTGACAGGCAGGAAGTCCAAATTTCACATTTCCTAGTGTTAACTACAGTATTTGTGGACCAGTCAGGTTTGATAGCTTTAGGATCTTCAAGTAACACTAACAGGTGTTTTTAACATCTATTATTTGTCAGACACTGCACTAAGAGGTGAggttataaagaaaagtaaaagtccAAATTATATAAAGCTTTCATGACCTTGCATAGCACTAATTGCTTCCTGGTACCATGTACAGGATCTGTGACAGTCCAGCATAGCTTCAAGTTTTGCCATTGTCTTAGTGTCTTAAAGGTACTGGCTGAATCAGTGTTTATATAGATGCCTCATTTCTTGCTTCTATGTCTTTTTTCTTCAGCTTTCCTCAGtcaagaaaacaggaaaatgacGATTGCTGGTCCATGTATAAGAAAATTTGTGCAATagtaggtagctaggtggcacaattaCACAActaggtacagtggatagaatactgtaCATGAGATCAAAAAGTCCTGATTCAAATCTTCAACAATTACTGGCTGTTACCCATGTCATGTTACTTAAATCTGTCTCCCTcaattgcctcatctataaaatggggataataataatagcattcactTTCCTGGTTGGTTGTTATAATcatatggcatataaatgtaatggaatattataagcaaattttgAAATGGACAATTCCAGAAGAACCTGACAAGACATAAACTAAtgcagaataaaatgagcagaccaagagaataatttgtacaagaaacattattttaaaaaaaaaacttataaggatcaaattaggtaatatttataaaatgatttgcacagtgcctggcacataataaatgtattttttaaattaatttatttttatttattataataactttttattga
This window contains:
- the LOC100926318 gene encoding DNA-directed RNA polymerases I and III subunit RPAC2; protein product: MVEEAERKPVLEMVQAAGTDGNCVTFVLYDEDHTLGNSLRYMIMKNPEVEFCGYSITHPSESKINFRIQTKEGLPAVEPFRQGLNELMDVCQHVLNKFEASIKNYKDQKQVEIE